The genomic interval TGGTGGGCGTGAACGACGGAGAAGGGCTGTTGGCAACCAGCCGTTGCGCTGATCTGGCCGACTACATCTATCTGACCAACCAGGTCATGCTGGCGCTGAAGTGGTACAAACGCTTCGCACAGTCAGTCCTCGGGGTGGAGCCGGCGGAGGAAGAGATATGAGCGATCGCAGAGGGCGTTTCGAGGACATAGAGGCGCAATCCACCACCCACGCAGGCCTCTGGCTGGACAAGTTCATCGCTGGTTTTGAGCGACAAGATGGGAGCCCCCCCCAGGGCACCTTAGTCAAGGAGGTGTCTCGTATCTCAGAGCCAAAGCCCTACGTGAGGTTCTTCCAGCGTTGGAAAGAGGCCCTAAGGGAGTGCGGCGTGAAAGAAGAGCACTTGAGGGAGGCCAAGGCGTTAGGGCGTCTGGCCGTCGGGTTGGGAGGCGAGGCGGTACTGGAAACCGCGATCACTTTACATCATACTTACGGTGTCCCTTATATTCCTGGCAGCGCCTTGAAGGGCCTGGCTGCCAGTTACGCCCGTCGAAGGCTGGAGGGAGACGAATGGAGCAGGAACGGATGGGCATATCAGGCCGTCTTCGGGGATACGGACGAGGCGGGGTATGTCACATTCTTCGACGCGCTTTATGTGCCCGGCAGCGGCCATAAGGGGAAAGCTCTCTGGCCTGACGTGATCACGGTGCATCATCGGGAGTATTACAGCGGCGAAAAGAAGCCACCCGCTGACTGGGATAGCCCCAATCCCGTGCCCTTTCTCAGCGCCACGGGGAGATACCTGGTTGCCTTGCAAGGTGATGATGCCTGGGTAGAGAAGGTGTTCGATATCCTAGGCCATGCGTTGATGGAGGAGGGGATCGGGGCCAGAACGTCTAGTGGGTATGGGCGGATGACTCTCGAGACCGGTTCCTCGTCCGTCTTCGCCTTCCGGCCGGGCGAGACCTACGAGTTAGCCCGGCTCAGGTTGCTGAGGCGGGAGGCCCCGCCTCCAGGGCGTTATCGCGGTACGGTTGTGCGCGTGCGCGAAGAAGGCCGGTATGGGTTCATCAGGCCCGCTCACGGTGGGAAGGATATGTTCGTACATGTCTCCCAATTGGTTCCGCCGATCCAGCAGCTCAGGGAAGGCCAGGTAGTAGAGTACAAAATCGGCAAGCACGAGGGAAGGGATCAGGCGCAGGA from Chloroflexota bacterium carries:
- the cmr6 gene encoding type III-B CRISPR module RAMP protein Cmr6; its protein translation is MSDRRGRFEDIEAQSTTHAGLWLDKFIAGFERQDGSPPQGTLVKEVSRISEPKPYVRFFQRWKEALRECGVKEEHLREAKALGRLAVGLGGEAVLETAITLHHTYGVPYIPGSALKGLAASYARRRLEGDEWSRNGWAYQAVFGDTDEAGYVTFFDALYVPGSGHKGKALWPDVITVHHREYYSGEKKPPADWDSPNPVPFLSATGRYLVALQGDDAWVEKVFDILGHALMEEGIGARTSSGYGRMTLETGSSSVFAFRPGETYELARLRLLRREAPPPGRYRGTVVRVREEGRYGFIRPAHGGKDMFVHVSQLVPPIQQLREGQVVEYKIGKHEGRDQAQDVEVLLERDT